GATATGCTGGCGCAGCAGTTGCCGCTCCTCCGGTGTCATGCGCCCATCGCGTCTGCGCTGCTGGTCGAACTCGGCAGGCACGGCGGAGCGATTCGCCGCCTCGCTGGCGGGCGGCTGGGCCGGCTTGGGCGGCGTGTACCGGTGTCGCCCCTTGGGGGATGAAGGCCGCTCGCGGTTATCTTGCGCAAACGCCGGGCTCGTGTAGACGATCGTGCCGGTGACGGCGCCGCCCAGGGCAAGCCCGAGCGCACCTGCCCTCACGTATCGCACCCACCTCGTCATGTCGTTCCCTTCGTTGCTTGCGACAATATTTTGCTCTTCGTTGCGACCATAAGACCCTTGCTTATAACGAAGTCTACGCGTGGCCGGTTTACCACATACGCCGGCATGGGTAAATTCTGTAACCTTATGTAACCCTATAATGAAGCCCAACTCATGTCCGGCCCTAACGCGCTAAGATTCCGCCATGGAAACCAAAAGCCCATCTAAAATCCTCGTGGTCGATGACGATCCCCGTTTGCGCGACCTGTTGCGTCGCTATCTAGGCGAACAGGGTTTCAATGTATACGTGGCGGAAAACGCACCTTCAATGAACAAGCTGTGGGTGCGCGAGCGCTTCGACCTGCTCGTGCTCGACCTAATGCTGCCTGGCGAGGACGGCCTATCGATCTGCCGCCGCTTGCGCGGCAGCAACGACCGCACGCCGATCATCATGCTCACGGCAAAGGGAGAGGATGTGGATCGCATCGTTGGCCTCGAGATGGGTGCAGACGATTATCTCCCGAAACCGTTCAACCCTCGCGAGCTTGTTGCGCGCATTCATGCAGTATTGCGTCGCCAAGCGCCATCGGAGTTGCCCGGCGCGCCATCGGAGACGGCGGAAGTGTTCGAGTTCGGCGAGTTCGCGTTGAACCTGGCCACCCGCACGTTGACCAAGAACGGCCAGGAGATCCCGCTGACCACCGGCGAGTTTTCGGTGCTGAAGGTGTTTGCGCGCCAGCCTCGCCAGCCGCTGTCGCGAGAAAAGCTGATGGAGCTAGCGCGCGGGCGTGAATACGAGGTGTTCGACCGCAGCCTCGATGTGCAGATCTCGCGGCTGCGTAAGCTGATCGAGCCCGATCCGGGCAGCCCGCGCTTCATCCAGACCGTGTGGGGCCTAGGCTACGTGTTTATTCCCGATGGCGCCGCCTAAGCACGCACCGCGCGATACACGCGCCGGCTTGATAGATTGCTTCACTAACGCTCTCCTACGATGCGCATCGACCGCCGGTTACTGACGCTCGCGTTCGGCGGCTTATTCTGGCGCACCTTCTTGCTGATTGCCCTGTTGATCGCAGTGAGCCTGGCCGCATGGTTCCAGAGCTTCCGGGTGATCGAGCGCGAACCGCGTGCCGAGCGCGTCGCGATGCAACTGGTGGCGATCGTTAAGCTCACGCGCACTGCGCTGCTGTACTCCGACCCGGATCTGCGTCGTGCGCTGCTGCAGGACCTGGAAAGCAACGAGGGCGTGCGGGTTTACCCGCGTGAGGCCACCGACAAGTACACGCTGCAGCCGGACGAATCATTGACGCGGCTGATCGAGAAGAATATTCGCGCACGGCTCGGCGAGGACACCATCATCGCCCAGTCGGTCAATGACATACCGGGCGTGTGGATCAGCTTCAAAATCGATGACGACGACTACTGGGTCGCGCTGGATCGGGAACAGCTCGACAACGTCACCGGTCTACAATGGTTCGGCTGGGGCACGTTTGCGCTGGCAC
This sequence is a window from Mycetohabitans rhizoxinica HKI 454. Protein-coding genes within it:
- the ompR gene encoding two-component system response regulator OmpR — translated: METKSPSKILVVDDDPRLRDLLRRYLGEQGFNVYVAENAPSMNKLWVRERFDLLVLDLMLPGEDGLSICRRLRGSNDRTPIIMLTAKGEDVDRIVGLEMGADDYLPKPFNPRELVARIHAVLRRQAPSELPGAPSETAEVFEFGEFALNLATRTLTKNGQEIPLTTGEFSVLKVFARQPRQPLSREKLMELARGREYEVFDRSLDVQISRLRKLIEPDPGSPRFIQTVWGLGYVFIPDGAA